Genomic DNA from Penaeus monodon isolate SGIC_2016 chromosome 15, NSTDA_Pmon_1, whole genome shotgun sequence:
NNNNNNNNNNNNNNNNNNNNNNNNNNNNNNNNNNNNNNNNNNNNNNNNNNNNNNNNNNNNNNNNNNNNNNNNNNNNNNNNNNNNNNNNNNNNNNNNNNNNNNNNNNNNNNNNNNNNNNNNNNNNNNNNNNNNNNNNNNNNNNNNNNNNNNNNNNNNNNNNNNNNNNNNNNNNNNNNNNNNNNNNNNNNNNNNNNNNNNNNNNNNNNNNNNNNNNNNNNNNNNNNNNNNNNNNNNNNNNNNNNNNNNNNNNNNNNNNNNNNNNNNNNNNNNNNNNNNNNNNNNNNNNNNNNNNNNNNNNNNNNNNNNNNNNNCATTACCGTGTGACCTCCTCCCACCCAGGTGGTGATGAACACGGTGGAACCCCTGTGGCCCTCCTACGAGGTGAGTTACTACAGCACCAAGACCACGGCCATCGGTAACCAGACCATCTCGACGTCTCACGTGGAGTTCGCGACCGTCCTCAACTCCACGGCCGAGTACTACACCGACCTGTCGGCGACCAACACCTGGGACGTCGCGCCCACCACCTACCAGACTATGGACTTCCAGCACCAGAGAGTCACCTTCACTGATGCGGCCAACGTCACCCACACCAGCATCGAGAATAATGACTTACCTTTTGTCTAAACTTGGGACAGTTAGAAAAAATAAGCCTTGGTATGCGACCCTCTTTTTTCAGAGGGTACTTTGAGGAGGTAATTTTATTGTGTGATAAAGGGCATGgttaaaatagtaatattgatagtacTGGCATtatggatgaaaaagaaaaaaaaatcagatatacgGAGAATAAGATTTCGTCtataaatctttgtttttttttcgattgatGCTTTGTCTTAAAGTAAAATTGGTTCATGTTGATGGCCGATTCAAAGAATTATCCTTAttgtatggttttatatattattctcttgATAAAACTTCATTTCGTATTCTGTGCTTTTAAATGCATACAGTGTAACGTTGCATCGAAAGGCTTGCTGGtacatgggaatatatatatttttattacgttaCAGCTTATGCTTTTTTGTATTACGTGTTACAAGTTAACGGTGCATTCATGTGACCAATAAGCGTCATTATATTGTTTGTGAGGAAAagtcattttcaatattatgcaAGTACAGCTTCGGCTAAAATATCAggatgtgtgttttttaaatatccAATACTCAagacaaatatctttgatatcaaAGGTTATTTTTAAGCTTTCCAACGTAGGNNNNNNNNNNNNNNNNNNNNNNNNNNNNNNNNNNNNNNNNNNNNNNNNNNNNNNNNNNNNNNNNNNNNNNNNNGatggaatagaaaaaataagagagagagagagaatcatcgtCTCTATATGTACTGCTGTGATCCggtgaaaataaaacgaaaaagtacCCACTCTTTTAATCCCCACTGGATTAATTAAGGCNNNNNNNNNNNNNNNNNNNNNNNNNNNNNNNNNNNNNNNNNNNNNNNNNNNNNNNNNNNNNNNNNNNNNNNNNNNNNNNNNNNNNNNNNNNNNNNNNNNNNNNNNNNNNNNNNNNNNNNNNNNNNNNNNNNNNNNNNNNNGAGAGGGGCAANNNNNNNNNNNNNNNNNNNNNNNNNNNNNNNNNNNNNNNNNNNNNNNNNNNNNNNNNNNNNNNNNNNNNNNNNNNNCAGCTGAGCGGATTTgaaacacaaagataaagaaaacgaaaagaaattcaAAGTAACTTTCAGGAATGTTTacaatggaagagaaaggggaactaCAGGAAACAAATAATGGCTTCTGGCGAACGATGGCAGCTGTTGAAAAGGGGATGGCGGAGGAAATTCTAGTTTTTTTATGTgactagaaaaaaaagagtaaagaggcAATAGAAAATATTCCAAGGTTCGGAAGATTGCCATCATGTATGAAATGTTGTGACAAAATGAGATAAAACGATTTGTTATAGCCATTTATAGCTATAGTTCGAAGGTTTTGAGAAATGCAGGTACGTAATTACTGTATCCTAACCCAATTAACGAAAAATatgctttaaaaaatttgatttttttaaagatttcaatTAACAGCCATGAATTTTACAGGAATTAATTAAAAACAGTTTGAGGATTAAACTGTAAATGCAAGATAGATTATTCTTAGGAAAGTAATATAACGTGAAAttgatgttattttgaaaatgaCCCGTGTTAAATGATACAAAAATCATGATTTTTCTTTATCGATAAATACTATGCTTATATTGTTATACACNNNNNNNNNNNNNNNNNNNNNNNNNNNNNNNNNNNNNNNNNNNNNNNNNNNNNNNNCACATCATTACAGACATTCTTNNNNNNNNNNNNNNNNNNNNNNNNCACGACGACTTTGACGGAAAACTAATGATAtcgagttttaaaaaaatcatccagCCTGTCGGTAACactaataaataacacacaatgaaaaataatttgttattcACAGTCCTGGCGCTGAGAGAAGTTACTATGGCGGAATTAAAGNNNNNNNNNNNNNNNNNNNNNNNNNNNNNNNNNNNNNNNNNNNNNNNNNNNNNNNNNNNNNNNNNNNNNNNNNNNNNNNNNNNNNNNNNNNNNNNNNNNNNNNNNNNNNNNNNNGTTACTCACATACCGAAAGATGAACAGAAATATGGAGAAAGAGCATTTCGccttcgtcaccccccccccccccccactggacACGCCCTTCGCAGATCANNNNNNNNNNNNNNNNNNNNNNNNNNNNNNNNNNNNNNNNNNNNNNNNNNNNNNNNNNNNNNNNNNNNNNNNNNNNNNNNNNNNNNNNNNNNNNNNNNNNNNNNNNNNNNNNNNNNNNNNNNNNNNNNNNNNNNNNNNNNNNNNNNNNNNNNNNNNNNNNNNNNNNNNNNNNNNNNNNNNNNNNNNNNNNNNNNNNNNNNNNNNNNNNNNNNNNNNNNNNNNNNNNNNNNNNNNNNNNNNNNNNNNNNNNNNNNNNNNNNNNNNNNNNNNNNNNNNNNNNNNNNNNNN
This window encodes:
- the LOC119581839 gene encoding uncharacterized protein LOC119581839 is translated as MGEQMAVGVVLVLVGLVGVMGGAEVSPTRVSGTPERTKPPTEGARPQYVQTLYKNTPTQVVMNTVEPLWPSYEVSYYSTKTTAIGNQTISTSHVEFATVLNSTAEYYTDLSATNTWDVAPTTYQTMDFQHQRVTFTDAANVTHTSIENNDLPFV